Below is a genomic region from Brassica oleracea var. oleracea cultivar TO1000 chromosome C9, BOL, whole genome shotgun sequence.
TGAAGTTATACATTGATGTTCAATATTTAAGTGAAGCTTCCATATGCCAAATATTATTTTCACTTTTTAGTTATTTACTTATTTTTGGTTTAATTAACGAAACTGATCAAATCGATTTAAAATATGTTATATTTCTAAAATTTTAATATTTGTCCCGATTCTTTTACCAAAAGTTAGAGCATAATTTTTTTTTAATTGTAAAGCAGACAAGATCGATATAAATTATTTTTTTGAAGTGATTTTCAATAAAAATAAATTATTGGCAAAAGTATAATTAGTTTTGACAGTTGATTGATATTTCTGAAGTGTCTTTTCTATACAAGATTTAATAAACCACAATATATGTTAAATATATATTTTATATATTATTAACAAAAGAAATATAAAATATAAACTCTGATCAAACCAATGTATTTTCAATTATTTTTATTCTTAAATGAGCTATGCGATTAGATTAGCAATGTAAACAAATGTTCTTTTAATTAAAGCAAAAGGTTTAAAGGATACAAAACCCTATTGTTCGATACTCCACCCAATTCCATCTCTCTTTTTCTCTGTCTAATTTCTTTCTGAAAATCAATTTAGGGTTCGTAACGAAATCGATTTGGGGAAGAAGGGTTATGTCGGGTAGGTTTTACGGAGTTGGGTCGAGTTTTCCTTTCTTATTTCGGGCTTAGATTTTTTTTTAATTACAGAATAACCCCATTAACTTATCTTAAAATTAATTACGCCTTGTTGTGATGTTGGCACCATATTAATTGTTACATCGTATACGTGGCATGTATTTAACATAAATTTCGTGTAATTATTGATACATTACGATACATCGGATGATTTTCACCATATTACAGTAAACATCATGTAGCTGGCAAACTTAGCGTCCTCTGTATAAAAAATTTAATAAACCACAAAATATGTTAAATATATTTTTAAAATATATTTTATATATTATTAACAAAAGAAATATAAAATATAAACTCTGATCAAACCAATGTATTTTCAATTATTTTTATTCTTAAATGAGCTATGCGATTAGATTAGCAATGTAAACAAATGTTCTTTTAATTAAAGCAAAAGGTTTAAAGGATACAAAACCCTATCTCTCCCCGTCCTGCCTTGAAACTTCACAGAGAGCCGCCATCAAAAACTAAAAATGTCTACCGGAGAGGAAGGTCACACGGCGGTGGCCGAGAGAGGCACACGAAAGAGAAGAGTCGGCTTAAAGAACGGCGGAAAGTCAAAGAACAAGAAGCAAAAGACACGACCTCCTTCCTCCGACAGGTTCAAGCTCACGCAGAAGAAGCAAAAGCTCTTTCAGAAGAGAGCGCGAGACTACAACTCAGACGAAGAAGATGGCGAATCCAAGAAGGCGCCAGAGGTAACCATCCGCGAGAAGATCTTCTCTGATGCTAACATGGGGCCGAACTACGACGAGGTCGAAGAGGAAGAAGATGGTTCGGACAAGGACGAGAACTCTGATGGGGAAGACCACGGGGAGATTCAGTCTGGTATCACTAGGTTCGCTGCTGATGATGGGTGTAATGCGTTCAAGATGGCTTTTAAATCTATCATGAAGAGTAAAGGAGATGATGCTTTGGTGAGAGAGATCTCAATTCTATTTACTCTAATATATTTAAAACAATGTTCAAGAAATAGTTAGGCTGTGGTTAGGCGCCAGGATTATTGTTTAGAAGGGCGCCTAGACCGATTTTTTTTTTGAATGCCTGATTTTTTGAACACCTGATTTTATTTAAAAAGAAATGTTCGGAAAAAAATGTTGTTAGGATTATTGTTTAGAAGGGTGCCTAGACCGATTTTTGAACTCCTAGAGGATATTTAAAAAAAGACTATTTGCCGATTAGGCGATTCCTAAACCGATTTTTAGAACACTGATTAAAACTTGCGGTTGGGGTTTGTGGAACAGGGACCTGTTTTATCAGCACAGAAGAATCTAATAGCTCAGAAGCTAGCTGAAGAGGAAGCTGAGAAGAAGGCTAAGGGTCAGGCTAGAAAGGCAAAATATTTGGTATGGTTTTGGTTTTGCTTTAAGTCAACTATTCTTGCTTTCTCTGTGTGTTTGTGGTTTTGATGATGAGCCAATGTAACAATGTGTTAAAAAGGTTGCTGAGAAAGGACATGTTAAACCTGCTAACCATTTGGAGTCTCATGAGAAGGTTCTTATAGGTGTTGCCACTAAAGGGGGTAAGGTTTCATCAATGCTGAAGATTGTTTGGTGTTACTTTTTCTTTTGGATACTGACTCTGTTTTTGTTCCATGGACTCATAGTGGTGAAGCTTTTTAATGCTGTAAGTTTGTTTCTACTTCTTTTTTTTTTAGCTTGTTAGTTTATGAGAGTGGTTTATTCAAAACTTTGTTCCGTCTCAAACAGGTAAACAAGGCTCAACATGCTCAGAAGGGGTTGAATGCTTCAAGGTCAAAGGACGCTAAAGGTAATGTCCTTAGATATTGATCTTTGGTATGAATCTTTCTGTGTCCACACTATATTATTCTTGCCCTTTAACTTGTTTTTTGTTCTGTTGTAACATTCATCAGTGTTAAAGAAGCGAAGAAAAGAAGCATTCTTCTCGGAGCTGGGGAAAACACCTAGAACAGACTCCAAGGTTTGGCATACTCTACATTGTCTTCTACTCTCTCCGTATATGCTTTAGTTGAACATATAAGCAAGTTAGCCTGTCTTGATCTGCTTTTATACCGTGGACGAACGTGTTAACAACTTAGTTTCATTAGTAAGAGCTGTTAGCTATAAGTGTATTCTTGGTAATTTACTGGTGAGATTCTGTCGGCAGGCTCAAAAATCTTCAAATTCAAATGAAGAAGAAGCTCCTGCATGGGCTCCTCTACGTGACAACTACATGTTAGCAAACCCAAAGCTGAAGGACTGGGACAAAAAACAGGTATCACTTCATTCATATCCACAGCTCTGAAACCACCTAACTTGCATACACTCGTTGCCTAAGACTTGTTATTGAATGTCTGCAGGAAACAAACGAGGGAGATGATTTTGCTGCTATGTCAGGAGATGAGAGTTATGATGATTGAGCTACCAGTTGTTTGTAGTACGTGCAGCTTTTGTTTGATCAATATGAATGAATTCACTTTTTTTTTGGTAGTGCAAAAGGAACTTGAAAGCAAGATAATTGTAACATTAAAGATAAAAAGAGTTTTGCTCAAAAAAAAAAAAGACAAAAAGAGTTATGATTCTTGTGGTTGGCTTTAGGAAAGAAAAAATTTCTAGTATATCGTTAACCATTGCAGAACTATAATTGAACAGGGCCTCTCTGGTACTGTAGTTTTCCTACATGATTGGTAATAAATAGATCAAATGTGCGGGATTGCTCCTCGATGGAGATGGGATCGAATGTGTGCAGCTGTGTCTCTTCGTTCAGCTCCTTCGATTAGAAAAGTGGGTCGAGGTATACTTACATGAGGAGCCTCTGGAAGTGAGGAGTAGAGAAAGCAACAGGGTATAGAATGCCATCGAGGCACCTAGGCAAAAGCTGAGAAGAAGTTCAGACTTCAATGAAGAATAGAGTTTTTACTTTCATTAAAAAAATTCTTTTAGCTAGTATATATATATTCTCTCTTTTTAAAATGCATGTTTCTTGTTGGACTACACTGATTTGGTTTGAACATATATAATTTTTGTTCATATTAGTTATTAAGATATAAACTTAAAATAATTACAGTAAATATGAATATATGATACATGATTAAATGTTAATATATATCAAATATAAAATATTAACTAAATTTTTGTTCATCTAGTTCATAGACTTTGGTAATTATAATGGTTTTATCTGGTTCAACAATATTAAAATCCAATCAGACATATGACCCGTTTCATGGTCAAATTTGGTCTAACCAATCGGTCTGATTTTGAAAACATTTTAGGAGAGATCGAATATCTTTAGATTCACAATGTATTCAGATTTTATGATTATTTTTGCCATATAGTTTCTCAATTTAAGCAAAACAAATTTCAATCGGGTAAATTTTGTTTGTTGCATTCATGATTTCTTGTATAGATATTTGAAACGACTAAAAATTACTGATGTTATCTGTCAAACAAATACCAATACACTGATTAGATGATTTCATCTTGGACATATATTTATTCAAAAAAAAAAACACATACTTATCTTTTACAACAACATTGTCTTTTTGCACAATGTCCTTACTTATAACCCCATTTCCTGCAAAACTCAACCTATTACCCCTCTTTATTCACACGGTTCCTTGATGCTGAAGCATACTACATACTATATTTCTCCATAACCTATTTATATATATAATTAAATTAATATGTACTTTAATTAATCACAATATTTAAAAATGGGAGTACAAAGATAAAACATTAGGGCATGATTGATGCAGGGCTTTTAAAGAGAGTCTCTTAGGGGGATGTATTCAATTTAACATTTGATGTGATTTGATTTTTAATGGGGTTTTAGATGATTTCAATAAGTTTCAGAGATTTAAGTGACTTTTGTTAAACTACTCTAGAATATCACCTAAAACTATGAGATTTGAGTTTTAATTTTTTTAACTAAGAAATCATACCCAAACACCCTAAAATCAACTGAAAACTTTAAAACTTCACAACTTAAAATATTTTCAATAACATTGGATTTCAGAGTACTTTAAGAAATGTCAAATTCAATAACAGTGGATTTTAAATGAGTTTTTAAAATTCATGTTTCAATAACAGTGGATTTGTCATTTTAATACAAATTTGAAATACCTATTTGGAGATATTACCCCTTAAAATTGCTCTAAGGGGGATGTATTCAATTTAACATTTGATGTGATTTGATTTTTAATGGGGTTTTAGATGATTTCAATAAGTTTCAGAGATTTAAGTGACTTTTGTTAAACTACTCTAGAATATCACCTAAAACTATGAGATTTGAGTTTTAATTTTTTTAACTAAGAAATCATACCCAAACACCCTAAAATCAACTGAAAACTTTAAAACTTCACAACTTAAAATATTTTCAATAACATTGGATTTCAGAGTACTTTAAGAAATGTCAAATTCAATAACAGTGGATTTTAAATGAGTTTTTAAAATTCATGTTTCAATAACAGTGAATTTGTCATTTTAATACAAATCACCTGAAACTCTCAGTTGAATACATTCCCCTAAGAGACGTCTCTTATATTCGCTAAATGTCTCTTATATTCGCTAAGAAACCCTCCTTAAGAGACCTGCATTAATCATGGTCTTACCCGGGGTATCAACGGCAGCTGCAGGACCACAATGGACAGAAAATACGATAAAAAGAATAGTAAAAACAAATGTGATTAAAGTCTTCGTTGTGATAGCCATTTTTAATATTAGTATAAGATATTCTCTTTTAACTTTTTATGATTTTTCTTCACACATTCTGAGTATATATATAATAACACAAACATATATTTTGAGAAGTATGTTCTTAGTCAAATATAAAATATACTCTTTCCTTTCATTTCTGTAAAGATATTTAGTCATAACATACACATAGAAATATATGGTACCTAATGTTTAGATTTGAACAATGGTGTGATACCTATTTTGGTAAACAAAAGCAACCTAGAATTGACTAAAGAACGAAAAGTATCATAATAATGTAAATAATTAAATTAAAATGTGAAGACTTAGTCGGTTAGACCAAACAACAAAAAGTTACAAAAAACACTAGAGCATTTCCATTGAGATGTTCTCATTAGCATAATCTCATAATTCGTTTTGTGGTTAGAGATTGAGTTTTATCATCTCCAAAAATTCTTGTGTATTGTGAAAATCTTCTTTTCCCATTAAAAAGAGGTGACTAGGTAATCTCTCGAGGTCTGGACCAGTTGTTATTAATATCCAACTCATAATTGGCGAATTCGTAGGTTCAATGACACAGAAACTTAAAAAAAAGAATAAAAAAATCCGATTATCCTGTTGAGGTCTAGTTCGATTCTTATAGATTTTGACAACATGGCGTAAAACATCCTTTCCAACGAGAATCGAATTAGGGGTATAATGGAACCAACTTCAAACACTAAACCACTAACCAGCGTTATTGTAAAAATCTTAAATGACACAAATATCTAAAATTCACGACATCTATTCAGGTTATCACATAACTTATCAACTGAGATTTAGATAAAAGTGATTCAAATAAAAAGCCCTAAAACATTGCTATGGTGTTAACATTATCTCACTCAAGTTTCCAAGCATAAAGAACCAAACAAAACTCATGCAACGTCCCATAACCATTCGACGCCGAGTTATACCGACTCAAAGGACTACTCCCTCCACCACTATCTCCTCCTTCCTCCGCATCACTAAAGAACTCATCCACCATGGCTCCAACCACCAGAGGCTTAAACAAAAACAACCCTGACCTCGACGACGTCGTCGACTCTGAGCTTCCAAACAACCAATCATGCACATCGTAGTACACCATCACCGGAGTCTTATCCACCAACACCATCTGGTTCCCCCTAAACTTCCACTGCAGATTCTTCACGTGCACGACCACGACCCCGTCCACGCTTATCCGCATCTCCGGATCTTTCTCCTCCATCACAACCACAACCTCATGCTCCTTCCTCTGCTCGTCGAATCTTGCCCTAGTCGAAAACGTTTTCTTCCCAAACACGCTTTCTTTCTTGAAATATATAAACCCATCCACCAACGCGGGTCTTGACTTCGTCCTCTTGTACGCTTTATGTTTTAAATCTCCCAGCAACAAAACAATCTCTTCATCCGACACAACCGCCACGTAATATTCCGACACCGGCTCGGGGCTACCGTTTCCCGACAACTTCGCCGCCCTCAGATCCCAGAAAACCTCCACGAAGGTTCCTTCTACGTCGAATGATTTTGACCCTCGTTTGCTCCAGAACTGCCACGGCTTCACGAGGTCGATCTTGCAGGAGTAGTTCATGTCCTTGTCCAAACTCGAGATCATGACGGTGAGGGAATGGTTCATGAGATTCTTGGACCATAGAACGGTCACGTTTCGGAAGAATCCCGCCACGTGAGCTTGGTAGCCGCACGTGATTGTGCTGTGAGGCGTGGGCGTCGCGGCTGACTTGAGTTGCGCCACGGTCTTTGTCGTGTCTGT
It encodes:
- the LOC106315717 gene encoding RRP15-like protein isoform X2, giving the protein MSTGEEGHTAVAERGTRKRRVGLKNGGKSKNKKQKTRPPSSDRFKLTQKKQKLFQKRARDYNSDEEDGESKKAPEVTIREKIFSDANMGPNYDEVEEEEDGSDKDENSDGEDHGEIQSGITRFAADDGCNAFKMAFKSIMKSKGDDALGPVLSAQKNLIAQKLAEEEAEKKAKGQARKAKYLVAEKGHVKPANHLESHEKVLIGVATKGVVKLFNAVNKAQHAQKGLNASRSKDAKVLKKRRKEAFFSELGKTPRTDSKAQKSSNSNEEEAPAWAPLRDNYMLANPKLKDWDKKQETNEGDDFAAMSGDESYDD
- the LOC106315717 gene encoding RRP15-like protein isoform X1, which produces MSTGEEGHTAVAERGTRKRRVGLKNGGKSKNKKQKTRPPSSDRFKLTQKKQKLFQKRARDYNSDEEDGESKKAPEVTIREKIFSDANMGPNYDEVEEEEDGSDKDENSDGEDHGEIQSGITRFAADDGCNAFKMAFKSIMKSKGDDALGPVLSAQKNLIAQKLAEEEAEKKAKGQARKAKYLVAEKGHVKPANHLESHEKVLIGVATKGGKVSSMLKIVWCYFFFWILTLFLFHGLIVVKLFNAVNKAQHAQKGLNASRSKDAKVLKKRRKEAFFSELGKTPRTDSKAQKSSNSNEEEAPAWAPLRDNYMLANPKLKDWDKKQETNEGDDFAAMSGDESYDD
- the LOC106317420 gene encoding uncharacterized protein LOC106317420; translation: MLSFRIPSLGSNPTAFAAKITDTTKTVAQLKSAATPTPHSTITCGYQAHVAGFFRNVTVLWSKNLMNHSLTVMISSLDKDMNYSCKIDLVKPWQFWSKRGSKSFDVEGTFVEVFWDLRAAKLSGNGSPEPVSEYYVAVVSDEEIVLLLGDLKHKAYKRTKSRPALVDGFIYFKKESVFGKKTFSTRARFDEQRKEHEVVVVMEEKDPEMRISVDGVVVVHVKNLQWKFRGNQMVLVDKTPVMVYYDVHDWLFGSSESTTSSRSGLFLFKPLVVGAMVDEFFSDAEEGGDSGGGSSPLSRYNSASNGYGTLHEFCLVLYAWKLE